The proteins below are encoded in one region of Ornithinimicrobium avium:
- a CDS encoding purine-nucleoside phosphorylase, translating into MTSTSPTHPDLADPATDPQEVARAAATVIAQRTGAPRHDIALVLGSGWKTAADLLGESAAEIENTEVPGFVAAAVEGHSGTMRSVPLADGRRVLVFGTRTHYYEGRGVRAVVHAVRTAAAAGCSTIVLTNGCGGLRPEWAPGTPVLIKDHINLTADSPLEGATFVDLTDAYAPRLRELAREVDPSLDEGVYVQFRGPHYETPAEVAMAGLIGGDLVGMSTTLETIAAREAGLDVLGISLVTNPAAGISQTPLDHQEVIEVGRAAAERCGELLARIVEKI; encoded by the coding sequence GTGACCTCCACCTCCCCGACGCACCCCGACCTCGCCGATCCGGCCACCGACCCGCAGGAGGTGGCGCGCGCCGCCGCCACGGTGATCGCGCAGCGCACCGGAGCCCCGCGGCACGACATCGCCCTCGTCCTGGGCAGCGGCTGGAAGACCGCGGCCGACCTGCTCGGGGAGTCCGCCGCCGAGATCGAGAACACCGAGGTCCCCGGCTTCGTCGCCGCCGCCGTCGAGGGGCACTCCGGCACGATGCGCTCGGTGCCGCTGGCCGACGGACGCCGGGTGCTGGTCTTCGGCACGCGCACGCACTACTACGAGGGTCGCGGCGTGCGCGCCGTCGTCCACGCCGTCCGCACCGCCGCCGCGGCCGGCTGCTCGACGATCGTGCTCACCAACGGCTGCGGCGGGCTGCGCCCCGAGTGGGCGCCCGGCACCCCCGTGCTCATCAAGGACCACATCAACCTGACCGCCGACTCCCCGCTGGAGGGCGCGACCTTCGTCGACCTCACCGACGCCTACGCCCCGCGCCTGCGCGAGCTGGCCCGTGAGGTCGACCCGAGCCTCGACGAGGGCGTGTACGTGCAGTTCCGGGGCCCGCACTACGAGACCCCGGCCGAGGTCGCGATGGCCGGCCTCATCGGCGGCGACCTCGTGGGCATGTCGACGACCCTGGAGACCATCGCCGCCCGCGAGGCCGGGCTGGACGTCCTGGGCATCTCCCTGGTCACCAACCCCGCGGCGGGGATCAGCCAGACGCCGCTGGACCACCAGGAGGTCATCGAGGTCGGCCGCGCCGCCGCCGAGCGCTGCGGCGAGCTGCTCGCGCGCATCGTCGAGAAGATCTGA
- a CDS encoding NAD(P)H-quinone dehydrogenase, whose amino-acid sequence MSVVVVGGGPGGYEAALGAAQLGAEVTVVERSGLGGAAVLTDCVPSKALIATADFMDRFSAARRIGVHFDGANVPGDQGVTAHISDVNARIMDLARAQSRDIDERLESAGVEVVQGAGRLLPDRRVEVVQGVQDVASGEQPAPHGQDRSAAEATRVVEADVVLISTGARPRVLDSALPDGERILTWQQIWDLTELPEHLVVIGSGVTGAELAHAYLGLGCAVTLISSRDRVLPGEDADAANVVEEVFRRRGMTVLNRSRAGAVRREGDGVVVTLEDGREVQGSHALLAVGSIPNTTDMGLEEAGVRMTRSGHIEVDRVSRTSVRGVYAAGDCTGVFPLASVAGMQGRIAVAHALGDAVAPLSLGKVSSNIFTDPEIATVGVSQADIDEGRVDARAVMLPLSKNPRAKMQNVSDGFVKIFARKGSLTIVGGVVVGPRASELIFPIALAVANRLNVDQFSSTFTVYPSMSGSLSEAARQLHEIAD is encoded by the coding sequence ATGTCCGTGGTCGTCGTCGGCGGGGGTCCCGGCGGGTACGAGGCGGCGCTGGGCGCCGCACAGCTCGGCGCCGAGGTGACCGTCGTGGAGCGCTCCGGCCTGGGCGGGGCCGCGGTGCTCACCGACTGCGTGCCGAGCAAGGCGCTCATCGCCACCGCCGACTTCATGGACCGCTTCAGCGCGGCCCGGCGGATCGGCGTGCACTTCGACGGCGCCAACGTGCCCGGTGACCAGGGGGTCACCGCCCACATCAGCGACGTCAACGCCCGGATCATGGATCTTGCCCGTGCGCAGAGCCGGGACATCGACGAGCGGCTGGAGAGCGCCGGCGTCGAGGTCGTCCAGGGCGCCGGGCGGCTGCTGCCGGACCGCCGCGTGGAGGTGGTCCAGGGCGTGCAGGACGTGGCCTCCGGCGAGCAGCCGGCGCCGCACGGGCAGGACCGGAGCGCGGCGGAGGCGACCAGGGTCGTGGAGGCGGACGTGGTGCTGATCTCCACCGGGGCGCGCCCGCGCGTGCTGGACTCCGCGCTCCCGGACGGGGAGCGCATCCTGACCTGGCAGCAGATCTGGGACCTCACCGAGCTGCCCGAGCACCTGGTGGTCATCGGCTCGGGAGTCACCGGTGCCGAGCTGGCGCACGCCTACCTCGGGCTGGGCTGCGCGGTGACGCTGATCTCCTCGAGGGACCGGGTGCTGCCCGGGGAGGACGCGGACGCCGCCAACGTGGTGGAGGAGGTCTTCCGCCGGCGGGGGATGACCGTGCTCAACCGCTCGCGCGCCGGCGCGGTGCGTCGCGAGGGCGACGGGGTCGTGGTCACCCTGGAGGACGGCCGGGAGGTGCAGGGCTCGCACGCGCTGCTCGCCGTCGGGTCGATCCCGAACACCACCGACATGGGGCTCGAGGAGGCCGGCGTGCGGATGACGCGCTCCGGCCACATCGAGGTCGACCGGGTCTCGCGCACCAGCGTCCGGGGCGTGTATGCCGCAGGAGACTGCACCGGCGTCTTCCCGCTCGCCTCGGTCGCCGGGATGCAGGGGCGGATCGCGGTGGCGCACGCGCTCGGGGACGCGGTCGCGCCGCTGTCGCTGGGCAAGGTGAGCTCCAACATCTTCACCGACCCCGAGATCGCGACCGTGGGGGTGAGCCAGGCCGACATCGACGAGGGCCGGGTGGACGCCCGGGCCGTCATGCTGCCGCTGTCGAAGAACCCCCGGGCCAAGATGCAGAACGTCTCCGACGGCTTCGTCAAGATCTTCGCGCGCAAGGGCAGCCTGACGATCGTCGGGGGAGTGGTCGTCGGGCCGCGGGCCAGCGAGCTGATCTTCCCGATCGCGCTGGCGGTCGCCAACCGGCTCAACGTCGACCAGTTCTCCTCGACCTTCACCGTCTACCCCTCGATGAGCGGCTCGCTGTCCGAGGCGGCCCGCCAGCTGCACGAGATCGCCGACTGA
- a CDS encoding sulfatase-like hydrolase/transferase — MIGFSAPAVLAVVGGLLVVLVGFIPYLAWSCRRRGRFGAGHAFLVGCAAVYVLALWTYTILPLPDPALVCADPSTPQLRPLQFLRDLASASRGGGSVSAVLMQLVLNVLLFVPLGMLLRHLCCRGFVVTVLLGLAASGLIELTQLTGNWGLYPCAYRLMDVDDLIANTTGTALGFLAAPALRLVPGQEVADPGRPQPVTWLRRVLGMVADVLLVEIGSVLLWILLGSVLLSTGAMSRTEVADAEGIRATLTLLVAAALLVVVPLAGRGATPGQRIVLVRPQAQSGDPPSVGQRLVRAAAGSGGYVLLETVGTLTGLGLLGGAAWVLGVSSLIVATLGDHRGLSGMVARLRVVDGRTPRVEMTDAERWAAMPELRRLWLAVVAGGAVAYLVVLALLDTAGSSPLAAGALLVVLVLVALAQVAFLLLNGLAMTRREGRSLGNLLTLLLGLALVGLTAVTVVVVALAPPPVVVLVGAAWLLVAYLGLLFWSFVLYGLLYARRDPDPGADSVVVLGSGIFGTRVPPLLAARLRRGREVLEAELARGGDAVLVCSGGQGPGEDVPEAVAMSDHLVAAGADPALVRRETASRSTEAPPEPGAAADGGARRPGRGRHQRLPRLPRRDHHPRAGTPGPGRGRPDRAVLPAERGPAGVRRGPGAPAVAPRGGGGPRGGSRRTSRGRVPVTGVPRAPASPARLLPPGAGAGYNSGMATAATLPRARQGSGPARETRHGGAPFVLPVLLAVSILYLELLLRLGTGAPFLGGGLLYLTLFAGVAALVALLVISFLHGWARVVLTGTFLVLVTLLFMAQLVYHDVFGTYFTVFSAVRGGQVAQFTDVIGLAISRNAVLLLLCAVPLLLLALLPKRSPAMSYRFGWFARSVAALLALLLHGVGMVAMSVGSQGHASAYDAYHRSSEPVASVEQLGLLTTTRLDLQRTLLGFEPELAPPPMTLAPRLPADRDEPADQGPPTPAGGSTRAVPEPVAHGENAMDIDFAALGADTDDEVLRSMHDYFGSLTPSAKNDHTGRFEGYNLVFLTAEAFSHYAVDEEVTPTLYRMAEEGYTFTDFYNPVWGVSTSDGEYVATTGLIPKSGVWSMLVSGENSMPFAMGNQLGRLGYTTKAYHDHTFDYYGRDISHPNLGYDYKALGNGLDVTPTWPESDVEMIDITTKEYVHDEPFHAYYMTVSGHLLYNWGGNFIAGKNRDLVQDLPYGEAGKAYMATQIELDRALELLLDRLQQAGVADRTLIVLSADHYPYGLEKKDLDDLAGHEVDERFELHRSSLIIYSPGMEHEVIEEPVASMDIIPTLSNLLGLEFDSRLLMGRDVFSGADPLVVFNDRSFITEKGRYDSRTGEFTPVGGADVPDGYRQSVSEEVDRKFWFSAQILDRDYYRLVVDRR, encoded by the coding sequence GTGATCGGGTTCTCGGCCCCGGCGGTCCTGGCGGTCGTCGGCGGCCTGCTGGTCGTCCTCGTCGGGTTCATCCCCTACCTGGCCTGGTCCTGCCGCCGGCGCGGACGCTTCGGTGCCGGCCACGCCTTCCTCGTGGGCTGCGCCGCGGTCTACGTGCTGGCGCTGTGGACCTACACCATCCTTCCCCTCCCCGACCCCGCCCTGGTCTGCGCGGACCCGTCGACGCCGCAGTTGCGGCCGCTGCAGTTCCTCCGGGACCTCGCCTCGGCCAGCCGGGGTGGAGGCTCGGTCAGCGCGGTGCTGATGCAGCTCGTCCTCAACGTGCTGCTCTTCGTGCCGCTCGGCATGCTGCTGCGTCACCTCTGCTGCCGCGGCTTCGTGGTCACCGTGCTGCTGGGTCTGGCCGCCTCCGGGCTCATCGAGCTGACCCAGCTGACCGGCAACTGGGGCCTCTACCCCTGCGCCTACCGGCTCATGGACGTCGACGACCTGATCGCCAACACCACCGGTACGGCGCTCGGCTTCCTCGCGGCACCGGCGCTCAGGCTCGTACCGGGCCAGGAGGTCGCCGACCCTGGTCGTCCCCAACCGGTGACCTGGCTGCGCCGGGTCCTCGGCATGGTCGCCGACGTCCTCCTCGTCGAGATCGGCAGCGTGCTCCTCTGGATCCTGCTGGGCAGCGTGCTGCTCTCCACCGGGGCGATGTCGCGCACCGAGGTGGCGGACGCCGAGGGCATCCGCGCCACGCTCACGCTGCTCGTCGCGGCTGCGCTGCTCGTCGTGGTGCCGCTGGCGGGGCGTGGCGCCACGCCGGGCCAGCGCATCGTCCTCGTCCGGCCGCAGGCCCAGTCGGGCGACCCGCCGTCGGTCGGGCAGCGGCTGGTACGCGCCGCCGCGGGTTCGGGCGGCTACGTGCTGCTGGAGACGGTGGGGACGCTGACCGGGCTCGGCCTGCTCGGCGGCGCCGCCTGGGTCCTGGGCGTATCCAGCCTGATCGTCGCCACGCTCGGCGACCACCGCGGGCTTTCGGGGATGGTCGCCCGGCTGCGCGTCGTGGACGGCCGGACGCCTCGGGTCGAGATGACCGACGCCGAGCGCTGGGCGGCCATGCCCGAGCTGCGCCGGCTCTGGCTGGCCGTCGTGGCCGGTGGCGCCGTGGCGTACCTGGTCGTGCTGGCCCTGCTGGACACCGCCGGAAGCAGCCCGCTGGCCGCCGGAGCGCTGCTCGTGGTGCTCGTGCTCGTGGCCCTCGCCCAGGTGGCCTTCCTGCTCCTCAACGGCCTGGCGATGACCCGGCGCGAGGGCCGCAGCCTGGGCAACCTGCTCACGCTCCTGCTGGGGCTGGCGCTCGTGGGGCTGACCGCCGTCACCGTGGTCGTCGTCGCGCTGGCCCCGCCCCCCGTGGTCGTGCTCGTGGGCGCCGCCTGGCTGTTGGTGGCCTACCTGGGCCTGCTGTTCTGGTCCTTCGTCCTCTACGGCCTGCTCTACGCCCGCCGCGACCCGGACCCAGGCGCGGACTCCGTCGTCGTGCTCGGCTCGGGCATCTTCGGGACCCGGGTCCCGCCGCTGCTCGCCGCCCGGCTGCGGCGCGGACGCGAGGTGCTGGAGGCGGAGCTGGCGCGGGGCGGCGACGCGGTCCTCGTGTGCTCCGGCGGCCAGGGACCCGGTGAGGACGTGCCCGAGGCGGTCGCCATGTCCGACCACCTCGTGGCCGCCGGCGCCGACCCCGCGCTGGTGCGCCGCGAGACCGCCTCGCGCAGCACCGAGGCTCCGCCTGAGCCTGGAGCTGCTGCGGACGGAGGGGCGCGGCGACCGGGTCGTGGTCGTCACCAACGACTACCACGCCTTCCGCGCCGCGATCATCACCCGCGAGCAGGGACTCCTGGCCCAGGTCGTGGGCGCCCCGACCGCGCGGTACTTCCTGCCGAGCGCGGTCCTGCGGGAGTTCGTCGGGGTCCTGGTGCGCCAGCCGTGGCCCCACGCGGTGGTGGTGGCCCTCGTGGCGGGTCTCGCCGCACTTCTCGTGGCCGTGTCCCGGTGACCGGGGTTCCCCGCGCGCCTGCTTCCCCCGCGCGCCTGCTTCCCCCGGGCGCCGGAGCGGGCTACAACAGTGGGATGGCGACAGCGGCCACGCTGCCACGGGCCCGGCAGGGCAGTGGCCCGGCCCGGGAGACACGGCACGGCGGTGCCCCGTTCGTCCTCCCGGTGCTCCTCGCCGTCTCGATCCTCTACCTCGAGCTCCTGTTGCGGCTCGGGACCGGCGCGCCCTTCCTCGGCGGAGGCCTGCTCTACCTGACGCTCTTCGCCGGTGTCGCCGCGCTGGTGGCCCTCCTGGTGATCAGCTTCCTGCACGGCTGGGCCAGGGTCGTCCTGACGGGCACCTTCCTGGTGCTGGTCACCCTGCTCTTCATGGCGCAGCTGGTCTACCACGACGTCTTCGGGACCTACTTCACCGTCTTCTCGGCCGTGCGGGGCGGGCAGGTGGCACAGTTCACCGACGTCATCGGCCTGGCGATCTCCCGCAACGCCGTCCTCCTCCTGCTGTGCGCCGTCCCGCTCCTGCTCCTCGCGCTCCTGCCGAAGAGGTCGCCTGCCATGAGCTACCGCTTCGGCTGGTTCGCCCGGTCGGTGGCCGCGCTCCTGGCGCTGCTCCTCCACGGCGTGGGCATGGTGGCGATGAGCGTGGGCTCCCAGGGGCACGCCAGCGCCTACGACGCCTACCACCGCAGCAGCGAGCCGGTCGCCTCGGTCGAGCAGCTGGGGCTGCTGACGACCACCAGGCTGGACCTGCAGCGCACGCTCCTGGGGTTCGAGCCGGAGCTGGCGCCGCCCCCGATGACGCTGGCGCCGAGGCTCCCGGCGGACCGCGACGAGCCTGCCGACCAGGGCCCGCCGACGCCGGCAGGGGGCAGCACCCGGGCGGTGCCGGAGCCCGTCGCCCACGGCGAGAACGCGATGGACATCGACTTCGCCGCCCTGGGCGCGGACACCGACGACGAGGTCCTGCGGAGCATGCACGACTACTTCGGCAGCCTGACGCCCAGCGCCAAGAACGACCACACCGGCCGCTTCGAGGGCTACAACCTGGTCTTCCTCACCGCGGAGGCGTTCTCGCACTACGCGGTGGACGAGGAGGTCACGCCGACGCTGTACAGGATGGCCGAGGAGGGCTACACGTTCACCGACTTCTACAACCCGGTCTGGGGCGTGAGCACCTCCGACGGCGAGTACGTCGCGACCACCGGGCTCATCCCCAAGAGCGGGGTGTGGAGCATGCTCGTGTCGGGGGAGAACTCCATGCCCTTCGCGATGGGCAACCAGCTGGGGCGGCTGGGCTACACGACCAAGGCCTACCACGACCACACCTTCGACTACTACGGGCGCGACATCTCGCACCCGAACCTCGGCTACGACTACAAGGCGCTGGGCAACGGGCTGGACGTCACGCCCACCTGGCCGGAGTCGGACGTGGAGATGATCGACATCACCACGAAGGAATACGTCCACGACGAGCCCTTCCACGCCTACTACATGACGGTCAGCGGGCACCTGCTCTACAACTGGGGCGGCAACTTCATCGCCGGCAAGAACAGGGACCTGGTGCAGGACCTGCCCTACGGCGAGGCGGGCAAGGCCTACATGGCGACCCAGATCGAGCTGGACCGGGCGCTGGAGCTGCTGCTGGACCGGCTCCAGCAGGCCGGGGTCGCGGACCGGACGCTCATCGTGCTCAGCGCCGACCACTACCCCTACGGGCTGGAGAAGAAGGACCTGGACGACCTCGCCGGCCACGAGGTGGACGAGCGCTTCGAGCTGCACCGCAGCAGCCTGATCATCTACTCCCCCGGGATGGAGCACGAGGTGATCGAGGAGCCCGTCGCCAGCATGGACATCATCCCCACCCTGTCCAACCTGCTCGGGCTGGAGTTCGACTCCCGGCTGCTCATGGGCCGCGACGTCTTCTCCGGGGCCGACCCGCTCGTCGTCTTCAACGACCGCAGCTTCATCACCGAGAAGGGCCGCTACGACAGCCGCACCGGCGAGTTCACCCCGGTCGGGGGGGCCGACGTGCCGGACGGCTACCGGCAGAGCGTCTCCGAGGAGGTCGACCGCAAGTTCTGGTTCTCCGCCCAGATCCTGGACCGGGACTACTACCGCCTCGTCGTCGACCGGCGCTGA
- a CDS encoding acetyl/propionyl/methylcrotonyl-CoA carboxylase subunit alpha — MPISKVLIANRGEIAVRIARACKDAGLGSVAVYADPDRDALHVKVADEAYALGGSTPGESYLVQDKLIEVARQSGADAVHPGYGFLAENASFAQAVIDAGLTWIGPGPEAIDALGDKAKAKHIAVRAGAPLAPGTKDPVKDADEVVALAQEFGLPIAIKAVYGGGGRGLKVARTMEEIPALFESAVREAVTAFGRGECLVEKFLDKPRHVETQCLADQHGNVVVVSTRDCSLQRRNQKLVEEAPAPFLTDAQHAELVRASKAIMKEAGYVNAGTCEFLVAQDGTISFLEVNTRLQVEHPVTEEVTGVDLVREQFRVADGEELGYDDPVATAHAFEFRINGEDAGRDFMPAPGTVSRMVVPQGPGVRWDSGIVEGDTVAGAFDSMIAKLIVTGRDREQALERARRALGELEVEGMPTVLPFHRAIVSDPAFAPEGDESFSVHTRWIETEFDNQIPPYSGPTAEPDVADGERQRVVVEVGGQRLEVSLPAGLTLGGSGGGPAARRKAPRRTRGGGGTAAASGDAVTAPMQGTIVKVAVDEGQPVAQGDVVVVLEAMKMEQPIKAHKDGTVTGLSATVGETVSNGAVLCELKD, encoded by the coding sequence ATGCCGATCAGCAAGGTCCTCATCGCCAACCGCGGCGAGATCGCCGTCCGTATCGCCCGAGCCTGCAAGGACGCAGGACTGGGCTCGGTCGCCGTCTACGCCGACCCCGACCGCGACGCGCTGCACGTCAAGGTGGCCGACGAGGCCTACGCCCTGGGCGGCTCGACCCCCGGGGAGTCCTACCTGGTCCAGGACAAGCTCATCGAGGTCGCGCGGCAGTCGGGCGCCGACGCGGTGCACCCCGGCTACGGCTTCCTCGCCGAGAACGCCTCCTTCGCCCAGGCCGTGATCGACGCCGGGCTGACCTGGATCGGTCCTGGTCCGGAGGCGATCGACGCGCTCGGCGACAAGGCCAAGGCCAAGCACATCGCCGTCAGGGCAGGTGCCCCGCTGGCACCGGGGACCAAGGACCCGGTCAAGGACGCCGACGAGGTCGTCGCGCTCGCCCAGGAGTTCGGCCTGCCCATCGCCATCAAAGCCGTCTACGGCGGTGGCGGTCGTGGCCTCAAGGTCGCCCGCACCATGGAGGAGATCCCGGCGCTGTTCGAGTCCGCCGTCCGTGAGGCGGTCACCGCGTTCGGGCGCGGCGAGTGCCTCGTCGAGAAGTTCCTCGACAAGCCCCGCCACGTCGAGACCCAGTGCCTGGCCGACCAGCACGGCAACGTGGTCGTCGTCTCGACCCGCGACTGCTCGCTCCAGCGCCGCAACCAGAAGCTCGTCGAGGAGGCACCGGCCCCGTTCCTGACGGACGCCCAGCACGCCGAGCTCGTGCGCGCCAGCAAGGCGATCATGAAGGAGGCCGGCTACGTCAACGCCGGCACCTGCGAGTTCCTCGTGGCCCAGGACGGCACGATCTCCTTCCTCGAGGTCAACACCCGCCTCCAGGTCGAGCACCCGGTCACCGAGGAGGTCACCGGCGTCGACCTCGTCCGTGAGCAGTTCCGCGTCGCCGACGGCGAGGAACTCGGCTACGACGACCCGGTCGCCACGGCGCACGCCTTCGAGTTCCGCATCAACGGCGAGGACGCCGGCCGGGACTTCATGCCTGCGCCCGGCACCGTCTCGCGCATGGTCGTCCCCCAGGGTCCGGGCGTCCGCTGGGACTCCGGGATCGTCGAGGGCGACACCGTCGCCGGCGCGTTCGACTCGATGATCGCCAAGCTCATCGTCACCGGCCGCGACCGCGAGCAGGCCCTCGAGCGGGCGCGCCGCGCCCTCGGCGAGCTCGAGGTCGAGGGCATGCCGACGGTCCTGCCCTTCCACCGGGCCATCGTGTCCGACCCGGCCTTCGCGCCCGAGGGCGACGAGTCGTTCAGCGTGCACACGCGGTGGATCGAGACCGAGTTCGACAACCAGATCCCGCCCTACTCGGGCCCGACCGCAGAGCCCGACGTCGCGGACGGCGAGCGACAGAGGGTCGTCGTCGAGGTCGGCGGGCAGCGCCTGGAGGTCTCCCTCCCCGCCGGGCTGACGCTCGGTGGCAGCGGGGGCGGCCCGGCCGCACGCAGGAAGGCGCCCAGGCGCACGCGGGGCGGTGGCGGTACCGCGGCCGCCTCGGGCGACGCGGTGACCGCGCCGATGCAGGGCACGATCGTCAAGGTCGCCGTCGACGAGGGCCAGCCGGTCGCCCAGGGCGACGTGGTCGTGGTCCTCGAGGCGATGAAGATGGAGCAGCCGATCAAGGCGCACAAGGACGGCACCGTGACCGGCCTGTCCGCGACCGTCGGCGAGACGGTGTCCAACGGCGCCGTCCTCTGCGAGCTCAAGGACTGA
- a CDS encoding FadR/GntR family transcriptional regulator, giving the protein MAGTAGDETGPDWGPVARTSTHELVIEAIEDQIMAGTLTVGDPLPAERDLAARLQVSRAGVREAIRVLESHGVLRSSVGSGRGAGTFIAAMPSAALTRLLRLHVELANFRIEEIVEARILLERSSVALAAEHTDAEALDRVRAHLELMDDESLSREAFNDADTDFHVSIAQAGANRLFASLTEAIRASLRSRHLEAFRKVEDWEAMVATLRSEHHGIFRAISEGRADLAPDLVEAHIRGAASTLPDLTTG; this is encoded by the coding sequence ATGGCAGGCACCGCAGGCGACGAGACCGGCCCGGACTGGGGCCCGGTGGCGCGCACCAGCACCCACGAGCTGGTCATCGAGGCGATCGAGGACCAGATCATGGCCGGCACGCTCACGGTGGGCGATCCCCTGCCCGCCGAGCGGGACCTCGCCGCCCGGCTCCAGGTCAGCCGGGCCGGCGTGCGCGAGGCGATCCGGGTGCTGGAGAGCCACGGGGTGCTCCGCTCCAGCGTGGGCTCGGGTCGCGGTGCCGGCACCTTCATCGCCGCCATGCCCAGCGCCGCTCTCACCCGGCTCCTCCGGCTGCACGTCGAGCTGGCCAACTTCCGCATCGAGGAGATCGTGGAGGCCCGCATCCTGCTGGAGCGCTCCAGCGTCGCGCTGGCGGCGGAGCACACCGACGCCGAGGCGCTGGACCGGGTCCGTGCCCACCTGGAGCTCATGGACGACGAGAGCCTGAGCCGGGAGGCCTTCAACGACGCGGACACCGACTTCCACGTCTCGATCGCCCAGGCCGGCGCCAACCGGCTGTTCGCCAGCCTGACCGAGGCGATCCGCGCCTCGCTGCGCTCCCGCCACCTGGAGGCCTTCCGGAAGGTGGAGGACTGGGAGGCCATGGTCGCCACCCTGCGCAGCGAGCACCACGGCATCTTCCGGGCGATCAGCGAGGGCCGCGCCGACCTGGCCCCCGACCTGGTGGAGGCCCACATCCGGGGCGCCGCCTCCACGCTGCCGGACCTGACCACCGGCTGA
- a CDS encoding L-lactate permease — MYTPDLAPLAGSLLWSSLAAALPLVTIFVALGVLRWKAHWAGLAALAVAAAVAVLAYGMPVHLVGLSAAQGFTFGLFPIMWIVVNAIWLYELTVRSGRFEDLRLVIDAISDDPRVQAIIIAFCFGGLLEALAGFGAPVAITGVMLMAVGFTAMRAATVVLVANTAPVAFGAIAIPIITAGNLTGIDYQHIGAVVGHQTPLLAVFVPLFLVILVDGRRGVRQLWPLAVVVGVVFAVAQWFSSNYLSVELTDIVASLAGLAAAVLMLQVWKPQGGAEAQARMDAEREQEDAGPVDTSGTGGAVATLERTQVALTGSRVFLALFPYLLVIVVFSLAKLWRPLTSWLATTDVKIAWPGLDGNIFTAAGELSSSTVYSFQWLSSPGTMLLISGVVVALVYRMSAADAADVYRRTVVKMRFAILTVGFVLALAYVMNQSGQTITIGTWIAGTGAAFAFFSPILGWIGTAVTGSDTSANALFATLQQTAAQKAGIDPALLVAANTAGGVVGKMISPQNLTIAATAVGLVGRESDIFRKVIWWSLGMLLGLCLLVGLQSTVLSWMVPTL, encoded by the coding sequence ATGTACACACCGGATCTGGCTCCCCTCGCGGGCAGCCTGCTGTGGTCCTCCCTGGCGGCCGCCCTGCCCCTGGTGACGATCTTCGTGGCCCTGGGAGTCCTGCGCTGGAAGGCGCACTGGGCCGGGCTGGCCGCGCTCGCGGTCGCGGCCGCCGTCGCGGTCCTCGCCTACGGCATGCCGGTCCACCTGGTCGGACTGTCCGCGGCGCAGGGATTCACCTTCGGCCTCTTCCCGATCATGTGGATCGTGGTCAACGCCATCTGGCTCTACGAGCTCACGGTCCGCTCCGGACGGTTCGAGGACCTGCGCCTGGTCATCGACGCGATCTCCGACGACCCCCGCGTGCAGGCGATCATCATCGCCTTCTGCTTCGGGGGGCTGCTCGAGGCGCTGGCCGGCTTCGGCGCCCCGGTCGCGATCACCGGCGTCATGCTGATGGCGGTCGGGTTCACCGCGATGCGCGCGGCCACCGTCGTCCTGGTCGCCAACACCGCGCCGGTGGCCTTCGGCGCCATCGCCATCCCGATCATCACCGCCGGCAACCTGACCGGCATCGACTACCAGCACATCGGTGCAGTCGTCGGGCACCAGACCCCGCTGCTGGCCGTCTTCGTGCCGCTCTTCCTCGTGATCCTGGTCGACGGCCGGCGTGGCGTCCGGCAGCTGTGGCCCCTGGCCGTCGTCGTCGGCGTGGTCTTCGCGGTGGCGCAGTGGTTCTCCTCCAACTACCTCTCGGTCGAGCTCACCGACATCGTCGCCTCGCTGGCGGGCCTCGCCGCTGCCGTGCTCATGCTCCAGGTCTGGAAGCCGCAGGGCGGCGCCGAGGCCCAGGCTCGGATGGATGCCGAGCGCGAGCAGGAGGACGCCGGCCCGGTCGACACCAGCGGCACCGGCGGTGCCGTGGCGACCCTGGAGCGCACCCAGGTGGCCCTGACCGGCAGCCGCGTCTTCCTCGCGCTCTTCCCTTACCTGCTCGTCATCGTGGTCTTCTCCCTGGCCAAGCTGTGGCGGCCGCTGACCTCCTGGCTGGCCACCACGGACGTCAAGATCGCCTGGCCGGGCCTGGACGGCAACATCTTCACCGCCGCCGGTGAGCTGTCCTCCAGCACCGTCTACAGCTTCCAGTGGCTCTCCTCGCCCGGGACGATGCTGCTGATCTCCGGGGTCGTCGTGGCCCTGGTCTACCGGATGTCGGCCGCGGACGCCGCCGACGTCTACCGCCGGACCGTGGTCAAGATGCGCTTCGCCATCCTCACCGTCGGTTTCGTCCTGGCCCTGGCCTACGTGATGAACCAGTCGGGCCAGACGATCACCATCGGCACCTGGATCGCCGGCACCGGCGCCGCCTTCGCGTTCTTCTCCCCGATCCTGGGCTGGATCGGCACGGCGGTCACGGGGTCGGACACCAGCGCCAACGCGCTCTTCGCCACCCTCCAGCAGACCGCGGCGCAGAAGGCCGGCATCGACCCGGCGCTGCTCGTCGCCGCCAACACCGCCGGCGGCGTCGTCGGCAAGATGATCAGCCCGCAGAACCTGACGATCGCCGCGACCGCCGTGGGCCTGGTCGGCCGCGAGTCCGACATCTTCCGCAAGGTCATCTGGTGGAGCCTGGGCATGCTCCTCGGGCTCTGCCTGCTCGTCGGCCTGCAGTCCACCGTCCTGTCCTGGATGGTGCCCACCCTCTGA